CTTGATCATGTGCCttgttcctgctgtgttttttggTGCTGACCCTCCTCTAGTTCTGCTTCCACGTACCCTGCTCGTTGATCTGTGTTTTGGGCACCTGGGAATTCGCCTTTAAGGGGGGGTGAGGTCTATCACGCAACCTGTGTCTTAGCCCTGTCTTAGTCTAGTTTCCAGTTTCATTTTGACTGTTTCCTATTTACCTCTTGCCTTTGTTGTTCTACCTAGCTTTATATTCAGTCACGTGTCTAACCAGCTGCATCTACTTTGTTATCAGTCTCTGCATTTAGGCACCATCGCTgtcatagtcctttgccagatctTTGCTCATGTACCTGTGTTCATTGCTCATGTTCATTGTAACCTGTGTCGACTCTCCAGCGTTCAGAACCACCTGGAGATAGACCACCGATTGCCTGACCCCTGTCTGTACTACTTCCTCTGCTTACTTGCATACCGACCTTTGCCAGTCTGAGCGTTGAGAGAACATTAAAACCTTTTGAACTCCTGTTgttgtctgcgctgtgcatttgggccCTCTCTTGCATTCCTAACAATtttatagaaaacaaaaaaaaattgttgttGGTCTCAAACCTGGTTAAAACATTACTTCTGGTTGTTGAGTTTCTGCTCAGCTCGGTTACTGATCACTAGATCTGACTCTATGCTGGGATTTAACaatgaggagagacagacagttaCTAGattaagtaaaaaaacacatctttaaTTCTGCAAATTTAGTTTATTAAGTGGATAATAAAACAGTACAATTTACAACATTTCAAGGCATCACACAATAGACCTATTTCTTATGAATAATAAGTTTTCTATTGGGTGACATTTATAGAACATGCTGTAGACATATGTGTCACAGCCGTTATTGAGttaatattttagtttaattCGTATTATTGGGTCTGAGGTTTTTCCAAAGTTTCTTAATAGACCTCATCACTTCTTCAGTCTTTAAAgagtagatgatggggttgagcagagctggtacagtgtgtgtcaaagTGGAGTTGATGATCCTGGTGTTGGGGTGAAGATAGGACGTCATAACAGCCAAGTTTGTGGCCAtgagtggtaaaaaaaaaataccaacaAGAATAATATGAGATGTACAAGTTTTCAGAGCTTTGAGTCGTTCCACTCCAGATGCGATCCTGCTCAGAGCAACAGCAATACACACGTAGGTCAGTGATATTAGTGTCACAGGCAAAAATATGACTGTGATTAAGAAAACATATGCAGCATTGTAATTGTGAGAAAAATCATTACAACCCAGACGATATATTGGTCCATggtcacaataaaagctttgtATCACCAaagacccacagaaggacagacGGTCCAGTAGTCCAGCCATGCACGCTACCAAGCTTAATACAGCTGCCCatgtcaacagcagcatcacagcaacagctgGTTTAGTCACAATACGATGGTAATTTAAAGGGAAGCAAATGGCTACAAACCTGTCAAAAGCCATAATAAGAAGAGTCAATGACTGCACACTTGCAAAGAAGTAAACAAAGAACATGTAACTCAAACAAGCCTCATAGACAATGTATCTCCTGTCAAACAAGAACGTGTCCAGGACTTTAGGGATGAGAgcagtgctgccacacagatcagttaaagccaggctgaacacaatcatgtatttagcagaatgaagagtcttcaccaggtaaatcacagacatcagaaaacCGTTCCCAACAACAGTCATGATGTAGACGAAGCACAGGAACACGTAGTAATACTGAGCATGAGGGATGTTGGTGAAGCCATTGatgtaaaaagctgcaggacgaACAAACGTAGTATTAATTATGGAGGCTGATCTCTCTGCTTGGCTCATCACAATAACTGTTTCCCtagaaataacaacaaatattaAGGATGACACAGCAAACTGAAACCTGTTGACAGCTCCCTAAACTGAGGTTTGCTGACTGAGACCTGACATTTatattgtttgtctttgatCGTATGGAGGCAGAAATGCTGTTCACTGTGTCACGTGATGTGAATTAGTTGGATTTACATCAGTGTCTCATTACAGTGGGCGTCTTAGCAACATCAAGACcaaaggaagccagagaaccagACCTGGTGTGATGTGGTTATTCTTTGTTCTACAGAAAAGAAACATTTGTAGTTGGTCTCAAACCTGGTTATGAATGTTACGTCCGGTTGGCTTTCTGCTCAGCTCAGTCACTGATCACTTCATGACTTTAAACTGGGATTTAACACtgaggaaacacagacagttaCTAGATTAAGACACAATAATCCACATCTTTAATTCTGCAAAGGGAGTTTATTATAAGGTAATTAAATATTAGAATTTACAACATTTaaagacaacaaacaataaattaaatttttatGAATAAGACGCTTTCAATTCAGTTACATGTGTGTCACTAGAGCCGTGGTGAAAGTTCATGTTATAAATTAAGTTATAATTTTAAGTCTACTGATTTTCCAAAGCTTTTTAATAGacttcagcaattcttcagtcTTTAAAGAGTAAATGATGGGGTTGAGCAGAgctggtacagtgtgtgtcaaagTGGAGTTGATGATCCTGGTGTTAGGATGAAGAGAGGATGTCAGAACAGCTAAATTCGTGGCCATGAGTGGTAGAAAGAAAATAGCAACAAGAATTAGGTGAGAAGTACAAGTTTTCAGAGCTTTGAGTCGTTCTGGTCCTGATGCGATCCTGCTCAGAGCAACAACAATGCACACGTAGGTCAGTGCTATTAATGTCAAAGGCAAAAATATTATTGtgactaaaaaaacatttgcaacaTTGTAATTGGGAGAAAAATCATTACAACCAAGACGATACATTGGTCCATGGTCACAGTAAAAACTTTGTATCACCAaagacccacagaaggacagtCGGTCCAGTAGTCCAGCCATGCACGCTATCAAGCTTAATACAGCTGCCCatgtcaacagcagcatcacagcaacagctgGTTTAGTCACAATACGATGGTAATTTAAAGGGAAGCAAATGGCTACAAACCTGTCATAGGCCATAGTGACAAGTGTCCATGACTGCACACTTGTGAAGAAGTACACAAAGAACATGTAACTCAAACAAGCCTCATAGACAATGTATCTCCTGTCAAACAAGAACGTGTCCAGGACTTTAGGGATGAGAgcagtgctgccacacagatctgttaaagccaggctgaacacaatcatgtatttagcagaatgaagagtcttcaccaggtaaatcacagacatcagaaaacCGTTCCCAACAACAGTCATGATGTAGACGAAGCACAGGAACACGTAGTAATACTGAGCATGAGGGATGTTGGTGAAGCCATTGatgtaaaaagctgcaggacgaACAAACGAAGTATTAATTGTGGAGGCTGATCTCTCTGCTTGCCTCATCACAATAACTGTTTCCCtagaaataacaacaaatattaAGGATGACACAGCAAACTGAAACCTGTTGACAGCTCCCTAAACTGAGGTTTGCTGACAGAGACCTGACATTTatattgtttgtctttgatCGTATGGAGGCAGAAATGCTGGTCATTGTGTCACGTGTTGTGAATTAGTTGGATACACGTCAGTGTCTCATTACACTGGGTGTCTTAGCAACTTCAGGACcaaaggaagccagagaaccagacctggtgtttgttgttctttattCTACGGTAAACAAACATTTGACGTTAGTTTCAAACCTGGTTATAACAGTGTTAGCTCTGTTTGTTGAGTTTCTGCTCAGCTCAATATCACtgatcaattcaattaaatattaTTCATAGTAGTATTGCCAaataacaacatactgtagttatcTCAAGACACATTACAAGGTACGGCTTAAGACCTTACCGAACTAAACAAATTTCACATACTGCACAGCAAGccttttaattgtaattaattaccaTTTAACAGCAACAGTGCACAGGAAGAACTCGCTCTTCAACGAGGAAGAAACCACCAGCTGGATAAGGCTAAATGTGGCTGGCTATCCGCCTCGACCGGTCGGGGTgaggaaacagacaggaagaagggactggacacaggcaagatggaTCTGCAGCTGTCCataacagacacaaagctctgagtgtGATGATACCTATACGTTAGGACAGAATGGGGGAGaaagacagaggcagaaataaaactAATGTAGAGAAAGTGATAAGGTGTCTATGTCTAGTACAGCTTATTCCCATATGGGGGGTTGCGGGGgcgctggagcctaacccagctggctatgggcgagaggcagggtacaccctggacgggtcgccagtccatcgcaatGCAACACTGTGCCGAccgctctgcctcccattctacattttaaGACTCTACAGTAAGAGCGCTCTGAGaatgaagtgttctgctgggagcgtAAGGTACTATGAAGTCTTTAAGATACagtaagaaggagctttatcattaagtgctttgtaggtgaataagtgaattttaaattaaatcttaCATTTCATAGGCAGCCAGTACAGACAAGCTAATGTAGGacaaatgtgatctctctttctaagtcccatcagaactccgactgcagcatttttaattagctgtaggctttttaaagagtTGTTAGGACATTCTATGAGTAAAGAGTTACAGTaatccagcctagaggtaacaaatgcatgaatcggtttctctgcattgctctgagagaggatgcttctaattttagctatatttctaagatgaaagtaggcggttctggagatttgattaatgtatgatgtaaaagagagatcctggtcaaagatgacaccaagattcctcacagtaaaatctgaagctaatgttatgtcatccaaagtACAGTAACTATCTGATTTAATTGTGTCTCTCTGATTTTTAGACCCAAAGATAAGAACCTCCGGTTTAtgtgaatttagttgaaggacgttttgggacattCAGGATTTGAAGTCTTTTAAACAAGTTTGAATTTTGACtatttaatctgttttatttggtttcaaAGACACATACAGCTGAGTATCATATACATAACAATGAGAATTTATAGAACATTTTGTTTCCTAATAATTGTAcagtatagactgaacagtaatggaccaagcacagaacactgtggtactccaaagctaatccttgtgcatggaggatttgtcgttaaaacatgaacaaactagaatctgttcaacaaGTAGGATTTGTCTCCAACCTGAgttgtctctgtgctttgatgttttctaaatcctgacttaAAAACTACTCAGGTGGACAGATAGTTGTCTAGGTATGATTTCTTAGAATCTTAGTGATAAAGGGTGAATTATAAATTGGCCTATTCTGTAGTTGGCTAATTTACCAGTGTCCAGAGCCGTTTTTTATAGAAAGGTTGGACCACGGTGTCacaatctgggtttttgtttttcttgttttattttgaaggacttttctgtttcaccttagttgtcaggttttggttccagtttcctgttttattttgtaagcatcTCCGTTTTTAGTCATGCCAcatcagtttcagttttttacTTTgtaggacttcctgttcatgtcacatcacagctgttccctctgccattaccggtcctcattacacacacctgcccataatcagtaatctactccagtatatagtctccactTCACACACTCTCTAATTTccagattgttagtttgtgtttgcgtgATTTCCACCAACTCTCAGCGTCTTGTATTCATGTCTGGTCCTGTTATCTTGAACCCTGCTTTCGACTGCCGTAGCCAactctgcctaatccctgcctgccaTGTATGCCTTTTTCTTCGAGCCTGCCTGGTAAACGACCCTGCAAGTGATATTGACTACgattctgcctctgtctgaacggtactgtaaccttGATCCTCACGTTAACGAATCTTGCCTGCCCACGGAACTGAGTTTGCCTGACCCACTGGGTTGTTTGTCATTGCCTccctgtgtatgaccttgtctgattctgattctgtctttttggaataaatccctttttgtttttcaacatccgagtctgtctgtgccgtgtatgtgggtccgccgcccaTGACGTTCTGAcacacagccaccttaaaagcctgtggtacgtAACCTGTTAGTAaggattggttgatttgatatAATAtagacaagctgattaaaggtagaactttgAGTAGTCTGGTTGGGACTACAGTACAAGACAtatggacgacttggaagagttactTATTGAAGTAAGTCTACTGTAAGTAAGACAGTGTCACAGATCGGTGCACCGCTACCTGCAGGGAACGGCACGGCTGGGTGCATGGGGAAGGATTTGTGCTGCAGACCATGTTCCTTTTCCCCGGTTTTGCTGAGAGGATTGCAGCAAGACCACAGTCTCATTGGAGGTTAAGAACAGTACGGTTGAAGTTGCAGGTGTTTCTTCAGCTTCCGGGTCCCCTGCTACTGTGCTTCTCATCTCACCTGTcttgctccagctcctcatccACATCTTGTCCATGCTCAACGCCATGCTTCAGCCACAgcatctcagcctgcatcagccACAGTCCCACTGCCCTTTCTGCTACtccagacagagacggagactCTCTCTTCGGAACCCAGGGCTGTTGGCACACATCAAGTCTCTTTGCCCCTGTCCATTCCTGCTCCCGGTgactctgcctctgctgctcctgttgccAAGACACGTCTGGCCTCTTCTACTCCTGTCACAAAGCTTCCAGCTCGAACTCCTGATCAGTTTTCACGtacagctcaagctccagttcTGCATGTCCAGCCCCTGCTCCAGTTTAGCATCTACGTCTGGCCCCAGCTCTCACCCCAGCTCCACAgccggctccagctccagctgtgcaTCTACGTCCAGCACCAGCTCATGCTCCAGTTCAGCATTCTTGTCCAGCTTATACTCCAGCTCTCCATTGCCGTCTGGCTCatgctccagctctgcatccCCGATCCGTTCATtttctgttcctggtggtccagaggtGATCACTCCTGCCATTGTTGGTCTGATGatgcctgctccagctcctgccctTTCTCTGGTCCcacatctgtctgctgtctgcAAGTGTTCTTCCCAAGGTTCCTGAGGGCAGCACTGAAGCAGGCCAGCTCTCTCCTTTGGTTCCTGCACTAGCAGAGGCTTTTATTGAGGTTCAAAGACCCACAGAAGAACAAATGGTTCAGTAGTCCAGCCATGCACGCTACCAAGCTTAATACAGCTGCCAatgtcaacagcagcatcacagcaatgGCTGGTTTAGTCACATAACTGTGGTACTGTATCTTAACGGGAGGCAAAAGGCTACAAACCTGTCAAAAGATATAGTGACGAGTGTCCACGACTGTACGAAGGCAAAGAACCACACAAAGAACATGTAATTCAAACAAGCCTCatagaaaatgtacagtatctcctgtcaaacaagaacgtgtccaggactttagggatgagagcagtgctgccacacagatctgttaaagccaggctgaacacAATCATGTACTTAGCagaatgaagagtcttcaccaggtaaatcacagacatcagaaaacCGTTGCCAACAACAGTCATGATGTAGACGAAGCACAGAAACACGTAGTAATACTGAGCATGAGGGATGTTGGTGAAGCCATTGatgtaaaaagctgcaggacgaACAAACGTAGTATTAATTATGGAGGCTGATCTCTCTTCCAGACCCATTGATTTATGTGTCAAAGCAGGAACTGAAACATGACTTTACATTAAGCACCTGCTTTCCTAAAGTGACTCCTACTGTGAGAGACCTGACATTTATATTGTAAATAGCAGTGGAAGCAGGAAGCTGTGTCACATGGTGTTAATTTACAAACTGTTTATTCTCCATTGTGTCATTGTTTACATCATCAGCTCACAATTCATTCATTAAGGTGTTTATCTTTATTTTGAACATCATGaaattattcatatttattttgagGTATTTGTAGGTTCAGTACAATATACTTTAAATGTTGttaacaacaaataaacacattcttAACTTACAGATAGAGAAATCTGATTAATTCAGGCTCATGATTTGTCATCACAGAAACATTTACTTATGTTGCCTATTATGTCTAAGTTCAGTACAACTGAGCTGTGGGTTCACAGCTCAACACAAGAACACATGTTGCTGAAGTAGCTCACGAGCTATTAATACACTATATCTGCAAGTGATGCATTAAATTCTAATGTGGCTTGTATAACCACAGTATATGACCATGTGAGATCTTAACCCTAATTGTTTTGAAATTATTGATACTGTAAACCAACAAGACCAcattaaaagaacaaacaaaaagaaagtcaCTGTCCAAATCATATCCCAATTTGATTTCGCCACAGCCTCATTtggttaataattaattaacaaTGTTATattttatgactgtttaaatgagTGATGAAGTACAGTAGACTTGTACATTTTGTTTAATGTCCATCTAAACCTTTATGTCACTGTCTGCTTTGGTCAAGACACGCTTGAAATAACAAAAAGACCAAAACAATTTAACACTAACACTACTACACAGAAACAAGTCATGCTGTAATTTTTTATAGATTTTATTTACTAGATCAATGCAGGGGTTAAAACCTTTTGCAGAGGGTTACATTTCTCACCCTGTTCTTGCAAAGTCTTCTCATAGATCTGAGCACCTCTTCTGTTTTTAAAGAGTAGATGATGGGGTTCAGCAGAGCTGGTACAGTCTGTGTCAAAGTAGAGTTAAATATCCGGGCGTTGGGGTGAAGGGTGGACGTCAGCACAGCTACGTTTGTGCCCAGCAGCGGTAGAAAGAAAATAGCAACAAGAATCAGGTGAGAAACACACGTTTTAAAGGCTTTGAGTCGTTCTGGCCCTGACGTGATCCTgctcagagccacagaaatgcAGACATACGTTAGCACTACCAGCATTAAAGGAAGGCAGATGACTATGACTATTAGAGCATACACCATTTTGCTATTAAAAGAATTGTCATTACAGGCCAGACGAAATATGGGACCATGATCACAGAAGAAACTCTGCACCACTAAAGAGCCACAGAACGAGAGTCGGTTCAGAAACCCAATGGCCAGCGCATAGACACTCAATATAGCCAcccatgaaaacaaaagcattgCAGCAATCACTGGCTTAGTCACAATACGATGATAGCGTAAAGGAAAGCAAATGGCTACAAACCTGTCAAAAGCCATAACAACGAGTGTCCACGGTTGGACACTTGTGAAGAACCACACAAAAAACATGTAACTCAAACAAGCCTCATAGACAATGTATCTCCTGTCAAACAAGAACGTGTCCAGGACTTTAGGGATGAGAgcagtgctgccacacagatctgttaaagccaggctgaacacAATCATGTATTTAGGCGTGTGAAGCTTCTTCACCAGGTAAATCACAGCAAGAACCAAACTATTCCCTAGAACCGTCAGAATGTAGACGAAGCACAGGAAGCCGTAGTAATACTCAGCATGAGGAAGGTCTGAAAACCCGTTaatgtaaaaagctgcaggGCGAACAAAGGTCGCATTCAGTATGAGAGCggctcttcttctctcctcttggCCCATGACAATCAACTCATAGGACTGCTACAACTGTACTTGCATCAGACAGAACAAGTCTTGTACCTGCGGGTCTGGAAGAGTGAGAGACATAATTTATAGCCGTCCCTTCTCTCACGGGACACGAAATGAGTGTAATGCACCAAGTAGACACAAACATTCAGTCCACATTAAAGTCACATTTAgaattattaaatatgaaaataattataaacataaaacacacataaacaactTTAATTACTATGATTATCATGATTACTGTATTTATAAATGAAAAAACTACTGAAGATGTAAGCTAGCCTGGGAATACAACTTACAGCTGTATTTTGTTActattacatttacaaaataatGGATGGGCAGCAGAGcaacagtgatgatgatgaacaataaactggactggtcaaacaacagaCTCTGTACAGGAGGAGCCAGAGTCGCTTTCACCTGCTAAAGAGACTAAGGaactttggtgtgtgcagacagctgctaaggactttctttTTCAATGTGTTGGCCTCAGTTGATGATCCTGATTGCCCATaggtttgagtgtgtgtgtgtgtgtgtgtgtgtgtgtgtgtgtgtgtgtgtgtgtgtgtgtgtgtgtgtgtgtgtgtgtgacctgtcctGCGAGAgctctcgcccaaagacagccCCCCCGCTCTGGAAGAGTGAGAGACATAATTTATAGCCGTCCCTTCCCTCACGGGACACGAAATGAGTGTAATGCACCAAGTAGACACAAACATTCAGTCCAcattaaaagtcacatttaGAATTATTTAATAagaaaataattataaacataaaacacacataaacaactTTAATTACTATTACTATGATTACTGTATTTATAAATGAAAAAACTACTGATGATGTAAGCTAGCCTGGGAATATAACTTACGGCTGtattttgttacatttacacTTACATATTGTGGTGACCTTGGGGGTTGTTGGCGGAGTCGGGGGCAGAGAGAAGTGGAAGTATGTGGCGAACACGACACCCTCTGCTGAGGGTGTCGCTCTACGACCCATGTCTTTGAGGTTAGCTAAGCTACTAGCCGAAGGTTTAGCGTAGCCTAGCCTCCACTGGCCTCTGCAATAGGTGGAATCAGTAGACGCGACAAAATGTTACGTACGGGGGCAAACTGAAGTGGAGAAGAGCTCACTTGTCGAAACTCAATACGGTGGAgaacccaaacgcacagcacagacaggactaGGCTTGAGTGGGATTATtaaagagaacaaaaacaagactgCACAGAACACCTGAGTCCAAACATAAGTCCAAGACATGACGGAGAGTCCAAACCATTCTCTCAGGGAGGCTGGTGGCGAGGAGAGTCTcgacccagcagccgctgaacCGGAATGGCACACTCGGTGCCCACGAAAGAGCTTAGAGCTCTAGGGGGCCAATGTCGGAACAGACCGCATCTTGAGGCCTGCAGGAAGAAACAACGTCCTCCAGGTGAGCACCCCAAAAAAGGGCCTAGACGAAGCGGCTGGCaacgaaggaggcagcgccaccctagcggcaggaggcgccgaggccACCAGTCAGGCAGATGATAGAAGCATAGGGCCTTGCCAGGCCGatgagccagaaccagagacagggaCTAACGTGGAACCCGAACCAGAGACGAACCCAGatgtggagccagaaccagagacggaGACTAGGGAAGACAAAGAGCTGGCCCcctcagggccgacagggacgggaacggcctactcttcagggccgacggggacgggaacggcctactcttcagggccgacggggacGGGAACGGCCTACTCTTCAGGGCCGGCGGGGACGGGAACGGCCTCCCCTTAAGGGTCGACGGGGACGGGAATGGCCTCCCCTTAAGGGCCGCCCGCGACGGGAACGGCCTCCCCTTAAGGACCGACGGGGACGGCCTCCTCTTAAGGACCGACGGGGACGGGAACGGCCTCCTCTTAAGgaccgacagggacgggaacggcctcCTCTTAAGGACCGACAGGGACGGCCTCCTCTTAAGGACCGACAGGGACGGCCTCCTCTTAAGGACCGACAGGGACGGCCTcttcttcagggccgacagggacggcctcttcttcagggccgacagggacggcctcATCTtaagggccgacagggacggccccctcttcagggccgacagggacggccccctcttcagggccgacagggacggctcctcttcagggccgacagggacggctcctcttcagggccggcctcctcttcagggccgacagggacggcctcctcttcagggccggcctcctcttcagggccggcctcctcttcagggccgacagggacggcctcctcttcagggcctgcctcctcttcagggccgacagggacggcctcctcttcagggccggcctcctcttcagggccaacagggccggcctcctcttcagggc
This Betta splendens chromosome 14, fBetSpl5.4, whole genome shotgun sequence DNA region includes the following protein-coding sequences:
- the LOC114869825 gene encoding olfactory receptor 51F2-like: MRQAERSASTINTSFVRPAAFYINGFTNIPHAQYYYVFLCFVYIMTVVGNGFLMSVIYLVKTLHSAKYMIVFSLALTDLCGSTALIPKVLDTFLFDRRYIVYEACLSYMFFVYFFTSVQSWTLVTMAYDRFVAICFPLNYHRIVTKPAVAVMLLLTWAAVLSLIACMAGLLDRLSFCGSLVIQSFYCDHGPMYRLGCNDFSPNYNVANVFLVTIIFLPLTLIALTYVCIVVALSRIASGPERLKALKTCTSHLILVAIFFLPLMATNLAVLTSSLHPNTRIINSTLTHTVPALLNPIIYSLKTEELLKSIKKLWKISRLKIIT
- the LOC114869824 gene encoding olfactory receptor 51F2-like, with protein sequence MSQAERSASIINTTFVRPAAFYINGFTNIPHAQYYYVFLCFVYIMTVVGNGFLMSVIYLVKTLHSAKYMIVFSLALTDLCGSTALIPKVLDTFLFDRRYIVYEACLSYMFFVYFFASVQSLTLLIMAFDRFVAICFPLNYHRIVTKPAVAVMLLLTWAAVLSLVACMAGLLDRLSFCGSLVIQSFYCDHGPIYRLGCNDFSHNYNAAYVFLITVIFLPVTLISLTYVCIAVALSRIASGVERLKALKTCTSHIILVGIFFLPLMATNLAVMTSYLHPNTRIINSTLTHTVPALLNPIIYSLKTEEVMRSIKKLWKNLRPNNTN
- the LOC114869818 gene encoding olfactory receptor 1-like, with amino-acid sequence MGQEERRRAALILNATFVRPAAFYINGFSDLPHAEYYYGFLCFVYILTVLGNSLVLAVIYLVKKLHTPKYMIVFSLALTDLCGSTALIPKVLDTFLFDRRYIVYEACLSYMFFVWFFTSVQPWTLVVMAFDRFVAICFPLRYHRIVTKPVIAAMLLFSWVAILSVYALAIGFLNRLSFCGSLVVQSFFCDHGPIFRLACNDNSFNSKMVYALIVIVICLPLMLVVLTYVCISVALSRITSGPERLKAFKTCVSHLILVAIFFLPLLGTNVAVLTSTLHPNARIFNSTLTQTVPALLNPIIYSLKTEEVLRSMRRLCKNRVRNVTLCKRF